A single genomic interval of Odontesthes bonariensis isolate fOdoBon6 chromosome 3, fOdoBon6.hap1, whole genome shotgun sequence harbors:
- the LOC142377369 gene encoding dual specificity calcium/calmodulin-dependent 3',5'-cyclic nucleotide phosphodiesterase 1B-like, producing MAELVRIRKKKLQIPISRLRSMLKQLEEKDVDFEEIKKNLDFTASLLEAVYLDGTRQCLETEDDLQQLQSDGVPSEVTDWLASTFTQRIQRPVRRSDEKPKFRSIVHAVQAGIFVERMFKRAYTATMPDQPTAVVNCLRDVDRWSFDVFALNSASSDHALQTLFFELISRYELNRRFKIPISCLTEFLSALERGYCKHNNPYHNHVHAADVTQTLHCLLLRSGLVHWLTELEVMASLFAAAIHDYEHTGTTNNFHIHTKSDFALIYNDRSVQESHHLSAAFRLLQDDQVNIFINLTREEWMELRSLVIEMVLATDMSSHLLQVKAMKSCVQQQERIDKPKALSLLLHTADISHPSKPWALHSRWTKALMEEFFRQGDREAELGLPFSPLCDRQSTLVAESQIGFIDFIVYPTFSLLTDMAEKIVIPLVEENPGPPDPCNRHSNLWKESSRGLQWSLAHITAELVSFRSTWTRHTEDNKFKWKESGSNGFSDSSVTKEHRPRQEELSEESLQNPSTHTKK from the exons ATGGCTGAACTGGTGCGAATCCGCAAGAAAAAACTGCAGATACCCATCTCTAG GCTCAGGAGCATGctgaagcagctggaggagaaagatGTCGATTTTGAGGAAATCAAAAAGAATCTGGATTTCACAGCATCATTACTAGAGGCAGTGTACCTTGATGGCACGAG GCAGTGTCTGGAGACAGAAGATGATCTTCAGCAGCTGCAGTCAGACGGGGTGCCATCAGAGGTCACTGACTGGCTGGCATCCACCTTCACTCAGAGGATTCAACGACCTGTACGTCGCTCAGATGAGAAACCCAAGTTTCGCAGCATTGTGCATGCAGTGCAAGCTGGAATATTTGTGGAGAG GATGTTCAAAAGGGCCTACACAGCAACCATGCCAGACCAACCTACAGCAGTCGTAAACTGCCTGAGG GATGTTGACCGCTGGAGTTTTGATGTGTTTGCTCTGAACTCAGCGAGCTCTGATCATGCACTGCAAACTCTCTTCTTTGAGCTGATCTCCAGATATGAACTGAACAGACGTTTTAAG ATCCCCATCTCATGCCTGACAGAATTTCTCTCTGCACTGGAGAGAGGATACTGCAAACACAACAACCCCTATCACAACCATGTCCATGCTGCTGATGTGACACAGACACTGCACTGCCTGTTGCTGCGCTCAGGACTTGTG CATTGGTTAACAGAGCTTGAGGTGATGGCATCACTATTTGCTGCAGCCATTCACGACTACGAACACACGGGAACCACAAATAACTTTCACATCCACACAAA GTCGGACTTTGCATTGATCTACAATGATCGATCCGTACAAGAAAGTCATCACTTGAGTGCAGCATTTCGCCTGCTACAGGACGACCAAGTGAACATCTTCATTAATTTGACACGAGAGGAATGGAT gGAGCTGCGATCGCTTGTTATAGAGATGGTGTTGGCCACCGACATGTCCTCCCACCTACTCCAAGTTAAAGCGATGAAATCCTGTGTACAACAACAGGAGAG GATTGATAAGCCCAAAGCACTGTCTCTGTTACTGCACACGGCTGACATAAGCCATCCATCCAAGCCTTGGGCACTGCACTCTCGCTGGACAAAAGCCCTGATGGAGGAGTTTTTCAGGCAG GGTGATAGAGAGGCGGAGCTTGGCCTTCCCTTCTCTCCACTGTGTGATCGACAAAGCACCCTAGTAGCTGAGTCTCAGATCG GTTTCATAGACTTCATTGTGTATCCAACATTCTCACTGCTGACAGACATGGCAGAAAAGATTGTTATTCCTTTAGTGGAAGAGAACCCAGGTCCACCAGACCCCTGcaacagacacag CAATCTCTGGAAGGAGAGCTCAAGAGGTCTGCAGTGGAGTCTGGCACACATCACAGCTGAGCTGGTGAGCTTTCGCTCTACTTGGACACGGCACACTGAGGACAACAAGTTCAAATGGAAAGAGAGTGGATCTAATG GATTTTCAGACTCCAGTGTTACAAAGGAACACAGACCCAGGCAAGAAGAGCTGTCAGAAGAATCCCTGCAAAACCCCTctacacatacaaaaaagtag